The following are encoded in a window of Vicugna pacos chromosome 28, VicPac4, whole genome shotgun sequence genomic DNA:
- the TXNDC9 gene encoding thioredoxin domain-containing protein 9 — MEATASVDMFSKVLENQLLQTTKLVEEHLDSEIQKLDQMDEDELERLKEKRLEALRKAQQQKQEWLSKGHGEYREIPSERDFFQEVKESKKVVCHFYRDSTFRCKILDRHLVILSKKHLETKFLKLNVEKAPFLCERLRIKVIPTLALVKDGKTQDFVVGFSDLGNTDDFSTETLEWRLGCSDILNYSGNLMEPPFQSQKKFGTNFTKLEKKTIRGKKYDSDSDDD; from the exons ATGGAGGCGACTGCATCTGTTGACATGTTTTCCAAAGTCCTGGAGAATCAGTTGCTTCAGACTACCAAACTAGTGGAAGAACACTTGGATTCGGAAATTCAGAAACTGGACCAGATGGATGAGGATGAATTGGAACGCCTCAAAGAAAAGAGACTTGAGGCACTAAGGAAAGCTCAACAGCAGAAACAA GAATGGCTTTCGAAAGGACATGGGGAGTACAGAGAAATCCCTAGTGAGAGAGACTTTTTTCAAGAAGTCAAGGAGAGTAAAAAAGTGGTTTGCCATTTCTACAGAGACTCCACATTCAG GTGTAAAATACTAGACAGGCATTTGGTGATCTTGTCCAAGAAGCACCTTGAGACCAAATTTTTGAAGCTGAATGTGGAAAAAGCACCTTTCCTTTGTGAGAGACTGCGTATCAAAGTCATTCCCACACTAGCACTGGTAAAAGATGGAAAAACACAAGATTTTGTTGTTGGATTTTCTGACCTAGGAAATACAGACGACTTCAGCACAGAAACTTTAGAATGGAGACTGGGTTGTTCTGACATTCTCAATTACAG tgGAAATTTAATGGAGCCACCATTTCAGAGCCAAAAGAAATTTGGAACAAACTTCACAAAGCTGGAAAAGAAAACTATTCGAGGAAAGAAATATGATTCAGACTCTGATGATGATTAG